DNA sequence from the Candidatus Binataceae bacterium genome:
GCCCGTGGACGTTTCGACCGGCAGACCGTTGCCGGTGATGATGCGCGATACGACGCGCTCGTTTGCGTCGGTCGTGATCTCGAATTGCGCCTGCGGCCAGGTGATTTGTCCCTGCACGGCGGGCTTCTCGGTCAGGTCCCACGTATCGCCGTGGATCCACGGGCCGGACCCCCGCGCGCCGCCGCCGCGGAACTCTGTCATGCACGACATCACGTAACCGCGCTGCGGGTAGCTGCTGATCCTGCCATCGCCGAGCGGAAGCGCATGGATGTTCAAGACATCGGTTTGTTCGCGCGTGGTGGCGAAGGCCGCCGCACCGGCGAGCAGAGATGACACAACGAGGATCGCGGCGCCAAGACTAAGAGTTTCGAGAATTTTGACCCGGGATGGTTGTCGATTCATGAGCTCAAGTTCGAAGGCCTCTCATCCTGAAACTGACGTTTGCCGGCGATGAATAATTCGTTTTGCGATTCGATCGGAGCGCGATAGATTTCGGCTCAACTCGCACTGCGGAAGAATACGTATGAAATTCGGAATCGGTTTCGCTACTTCTGGAGCTTTCAGCCAGCCTGACCTGCTGGCGCATCTTGCCACCAACGCCGAGCGATGCGGCTTCGAGTCGCTGTGGAGCGTCGAGCACGTCGCGATACCGGTGAAGCACCTGCCGTATCCCGGCAGCAAGGACGGCTCGATGCCGGGTGGCGACGACGTTGCGATACCGGATCCATTGATTCCGCTCGCGTACGTGGCGGCGATTACGAAGACGATCAAGCTTGCCACGGGAGTCCTGATCCTGCCGCAGCGTCATCCGATCTACACGGCCAAGGAAGTCGCGACCGTCGATTTGCTCTCGGGCGGGCGCGCGATATTGGGTATCGGCAGCGGATGGATGAAAGAGGAATTCGACTCGCTCGGGATTGATTTTCACAAGCGCGGCGCGATGACCGACGAAGCGATCCAGGCCCTGCGCATCCTGTGGCGCGAGGGTGCCGCGGCCTTCGAGGGGAAACATTTCAAGTTTGGCCCGCTGCATTCGAATCCGAAGCCGGTGAACAGGAATGTTCCGATTCACGTCGGAGGTCATTCGAGCGCCGCGGCAAAGCGGGCAGGGCGCTATGGCGACGGCTTTTTCCCGACCGTGATGAATCCGGAGAAGCTCAAGGAGCTTTTCGCGCTCGTGCGCGCCGAAGCGCAGAGGGCCGGCCGCAATCCCGACACCATCGAGTTTTCATGCATGGCGAGATCATTGAAGCCGGACGACCTGAAGGCGCTCGCCGACATCGGAGTTGCTCGCGTCGTTACAACTCCGCCAGGGACGAAGCCCGAAGTAGTCACTCGCTGGCTCGAGAAATTGCAGGAGGAAACAATCTCGCGCTCGTAGGCGGAGCGGCTGTCGCACCTTGCGCGACAGCGTCCTCACTTTAGATTCCGGACGATGCTGTTCTCGGTATCGGATATGCTTTTCAACAGATTCGACAAATTCGATTGCCATATCGCCTTGCTCCTTCGCTGACGGATGATAAGAGATCGCGGCGAAACTCTCATGGCGCAATCATCGACAATTTCATTTCGATGATCTAAAAACCCAAGAGGAGACAGAAGCTATGATTCCTCGCGGCATCATTTCGTCAGACGGCCACGTGTGCGAGCCCCCTAATTGCTACATCGACTATATCGATCCGAAGTTTCGTGATCGCGCTCCGCAGGTCCTGCCCCAGCCCGACGGTACGGAAGCTTTTGTCGTTCCCGGCATGAAGCGTCCAATCGCGCTCGGATTCATCGACGGCGCCGGCTTCAGCATCAGGGATCGCGTCGAACGTGCGAAACGTCTCAAGTTTTCAGATGTCCGCGAGGGTGCCTACGGCGGCAAGGCGCGGCTCCCATACATGGACAAAGACGGTATTGCAGCCGAGGTTGTCTATGCCTCAGTCGGCATGGGCCTCTGCATGCATCGCGATGCCGAGTACAAGGACGCCTGCATGAAAGCCTACAACAGATGGCTGCAGGCGATGTGCAGCGAAGCGCCGGAGCGCGTCCTCGGCCTCGCGCAGACGGCGGTGCTGAGCGTGGATAGCGCGATCGAGGATTTCAGGCGCGCGAAAGAAATGGGCTTCGTCGGGATGATGATGCCGGGCCATCCGATCTACGAGGACTACGACCATCGCGACTACGATGCGCTTTGGGAATGCGCGAGCGACCTCGGTCTGCCAATTTGCTTTCATATCCTGACCTCGCGGGAGGGCAGCCTGGCGATGCCGCATCGCGGGCACGAGATGAACAACTTCCTCGGCATTATCCGCGCGGTGCAGGATGTCGTCGGTCTGATGGTTCTCGGCGGAGTTTTCGAGCGCCATCCGAAACTGAAATTGGTATGCGCGGAGGGCGACGCGGGCTGGATGCCGCATTACATGTATCGCATGGACCACGCCGCCAAGTTCAATGCGGAGAATGGACTGATTAAAGGCCTGTCAAAGCTGCCGAGTGAGTATATCAAGTCGAACGTCTGGATGACCTTCCAGGATGATTTGACGGCCTTTAATTCTTTGCATCAGATGCCATATACGCAGCTTCTGTGGGCGAGCGATTTTCCGCATACCGACTCGACGTGGCCACGCTCGCAGCAGTTACTCGCGGAACACACGGCGCATCTGACAGAACAACAGCGCCAGGCGATCATGCGCGAGAATGCGGCGAAGCTTTTCAACCTGCCTGCGGGTCACGAGTCGTGGCGCATGTACGATCAGGCTGCTTAGGTGCTGGGAGCGGCGTCAGGAGGCGAGGATCGTCCCGAGATCCTCGCACTGATGGTCTTCATCGAACTGCTCGGCATGCCGCACAATCGTATCGATGACCGATAAGGCG
Encoded proteins:
- a CDS encoding LLM class F420-dependent oxidoreductase; this encodes MKFGIGFATSGAFSQPDLLAHLATNAERCGFESLWSVEHVAIPVKHLPYPGSKDGSMPGGDDVAIPDPLIPLAYVAAITKTIKLATGVLILPQRHPIYTAKEVATVDLLSGGRAILGIGSGWMKEEFDSLGIDFHKRGAMTDEAIQALRILWREGAAAFEGKHFKFGPLHSNPKPVNRNVPIHVGGHSSAAAKRAGRYGDGFFPTVMNPEKLKELFALVRAEAQRAGRNPDTIEFSCMARSLKPDDLKALADIGVARVVTTPPGTKPEVVTRWLEKLQEETISRS
- a CDS encoding amidohydrolase family protein, whose product is MIPRGIISSDGHVCEPPNCYIDYIDPKFRDRAPQVLPQPDGTEAFVVPGMKRPIALGFIDGAGFSIRDRVERAKRLKFSDVREGAYGGKARLPYMDKDGIAAEVVYASVGMGLCMHRDAEYKDACMKAYNRWLQAMCSEAPERVLGLAQTAVLSVDSAIEDFRRAKEMGFVGMMMPGHPIYEDYDHRDYDALWECASDLGLPICFHILTSREGSLAMPHRGHEMNNFLGIIRAVQDVVGLMVLGGVFERHPKLKLVCAEGDAGWMPHYMYRMDHAAKFNAENGLIKGLSKLPSEYIKSNVWMTFQDDLTAFNSLHQMPYTQLLWASDFPHTDSTWPRSQQLLAEHTAHLTEQQRQAIMRENAAKLFNLPAGHESWRMYDQAA